A section of the Salmo salar chromosome ssa05, Ssal_v3.1, whole genome shotgun sequence genome encodes:
- the LOC106605843 gene encoding cytochrome c oxidase subunit 6B1, protein MSDVIEEKIKNYRTAPFDARFPNTNQTRNCFQNYLDFHRCNKALSDKGQDVAPCDWYQRVYKSICPMSWVAKWDDQIEAGSFPGKI, encoded by the exons ATGTCTGACGTTATTGAGGAGAAGATAAAGAACTACAGGACGGCTCCCTTTGACGCCCGCTTCCCCAACACCAACCAGACCCGCAACTGCTTTCAGAACTATCTGG aCTTCCACAGGTGCAACAAAGCTTTGTCAGACAAGGGCCAGGATGTGGCTCCCTGTGACTGGTACCAGAGGGTCTACAAGAGTATCTGTCCCATGAGCTGG GTCGCCAAGTGGGACGACCAGATAGAGGCCGGAAGCTTTCCCGGCAAGATCTAA